A genome region from Mycobacterium florentinum includes the following:
- a CDS encoding permease, whose translation MAGKALAAIEHALALAGSMTWEILWALILGFALSAVVQAVVRRSTIVALLGDDRPRTLAIAAGLGAASSSCSYAAVALARSLFRKGAHFTAAMAFEIGSTNLVVELGIILALLMGWQFTAAEFVGGPLMIVILAVLFRLFVRARLVGAAREQAERGLAGSMEGHAAMDMSIKREGSFWQRLISAEGFTSVSHVFVMEWLAILRDLVLGLLIAGAIAAWVPETFWRGFFLADDPGWAAVWGPIVGPVVAIVSFVCSIGNVPLAAVLWNGGISFGGVIAFIYADLLILPILNIYRKYYGTRMMLALLGTFYASMVAAGYLVELIFGTTNLIPTQRNATVMEASISWNYTTWLNIVFLVVAVLLVVRFVTSGGMPMLRMMGGSPEASDGHHHQ comes from the coding sequence ATGGCAGGCAAGGCGCTGGCAGCAATCGAGCATGCCCTGGCGCTGGCCGGGTCCATGACGTGGGAAATCCTGTGGGCGCTGATCCTGGGCTTCGCCCTGTCCGCGGTGGTGCAGGCGGTGGTGCGGCGCTCCACGATCGTGGCGTTGCTCGGAGACGACCGGCCGCGCACCCTGGCGATCGCCGCGGGCCTGGGGGCGGCCTCCTCGTCGTGCTCGTACGCCGCGGTCGCCCTGGCGCGGTCGCTGTTCCGCAAGGGTGCCCATTTCACCGCCGCCATGGCATTCGAGATCGGTTCGACCAACCTCGTGGTCGAGTTGGGCATCATCTTGGCGCTGCTGATGGGTTGGCAGTTCACCGCCGCGGAGTTCGTCGGCGGCCCGCTGATGATCGTCATCCTGGCTGTCTTGTTCCGGCTGTTCGTTCGTGCCCGGCTCGTCGGCGCCGCGCGCGAGCAGGCCGAGCGGGGACTCGCCGGCTCGATGGAGGGTCATGCCGCGATGGACATGTCCATCAAACGCGAGGGCTCGTTCTGGCAGCGGCTCATCTCGGCCGAGGGCTTCACGTCGGTTTCGCATGTGTTTGTCATGGAATGGCTGGCGATCCTGCGCGATCTGGTGCTGGGTCTGTTGATCGCCGGCGCGATCGCGGCGTGGGTACCCGAAACCTTCTGGCGGGGCTTCTTCTTGGCCGACGACCCCGGCTGGGCGGCAGTGTGGGGACCGATCGTCGGGCCGGTCGTGGCGATCGTGTCCTTCGTCTGCTCGATCGGCAACGTGCCGCTGGCCGCGGTGCTGTGGAACGGGGGCATCAGCTTCGGCGGCGTGATCGCGTTCATCTACGCCGACCTGTTGATCCTGCCGATCTTGAACATCTACCGGAAGTATTACGGCACCCGGATGATGCTGGCATTGCTCGGCACTTTCTACGCCTCGATGGTCGCCGCCGGCTACCTCGTCGAATTAATTTTCGGCACAACGAATCTCATTCCAACCCAGCGCAATGCCACGGTGATGGAAGCATCGATCTCGTGGAACTACACCACGTGGCTCAATATCGTGTTTCTGGTTGTCGCGGTGCTGCTGGTCGTGCGATTCGTCACGTCCGGGGGCATGCCGATGCTACGCATGATGGGCGGCTCCCCCGAGGCCTCAGACGGCCACCATCACCAATAA
- a CDS encoding beta-ketoacyl synthase N-terminal-like domain-containing protein yields the protein MKFEPIAIVGQGCVLPGGLSPDGLWDTVREGRDVLGSAEPGYWGVSAEHILRDPKNSAFLDHTWSDRGGYVRGFERDFAPRGLLLDTAELDGLDPLYLWAVEAARQAVDCAGWRAGEVPGSAGVVLGNLSYPTKTMTDLAEKVWRATEHRIDWRNRFMSGLPAHLISNALGLTGGATALDAACASSLYAIKLACDRLHDRTADVMLAGGVNGASDLLLHVGFSALQALSRSGRSRPFHQDADGLVPAEGAAILVLRRLEDAIADGSHILGVIRAVGLSNDGRGRGLLVPSQEGQERAMRLAYEMAELEPQDISLIECHATGTARGDLTELMSMARIFAGMANVPIGSLKSNLGHSITASGAAGAIKVLAAMRARVRPPTLHADDPLPFIADSPFRLLTDAEPWHCVGPRRAAINNFGFGGNNAHLLLEEWVGPANQPEAPSRWPVISTEAESDIAIVGLGLLVGDGHETLSVADHLVNNRSIARRDDDGVVRARMAEVCLDLTQTRFPPTDLKQTLPQQIALLGAAMNVGALIKDLPPDRTSVIVGMGCDAEVTRLGVRWRLAGEIDDPDLLATTRDAVVQGWTAAGVVGAMPNIVANRLNSQFDLRGPSFTVSREELSGTTALEMAARALRRGEIDAAVVGAVDLSCEPVHEAAARVLLGSGEQVSGDAAVVLVLKRADDARRDDDTVLATLSAGPRPHADCLRLGTAPGAVNLSPLLGHAHAASGLLHVAAGALYGFLGVRPDGTPWSSPQREVVIALNGLAGQEQHIVLVPPPVKQHDAGVLDAHRTDPGSGSGKSMWLRFPGHLPDVLLPSNVVLDQNSHLIVSKGEQRMATHLPVPPALPKAEEASGRVPLGAVLAAQTPPEPLAVAYDIDAPAAAGRGSGRNGADHNDSTSHADNGDTASKPLAHNVIDVIDKLPLAGACKAVQPDRPADKRVPAPTAKRAPVGLTLDKDGLRVHASGKISDIYGEAFAVQDNYLRQVRMPEPPLLLADRLLGIDAEPGKHGTGTLWTETDVTADAWYLAQGRMPAGIMIEAGQADLMLISWMGADFANKGDRVYRLLGCEVTYLGGLPEIGDTLRFDIHVDGHARQGDIRMFFFHYDCTIDGVERMSMRNGQAGFFSDEELAASGGILWRPEDETVSGPMEATPSQTSRTSLPRAELEAMAAGEIWRTFGPGFERAASHTRTPCISSGALLFVDEVTQLDLSGGPWGRGYLRAVAHVDPEKWYFAGHFKNDPCMPGTLMFEATMQTMAIYMTALGMTLECDGWRFEPVPFETYKLSCRGQVTPQSRELVYEVFVREVFAGPEPTLFADLLCTVDGLPAFHCRRMGLKLSPGWPMDLGVRELQGYVEPKPVAEVDGFRFDYQAMLASAIAKPSLAFGPLFEKFDSHRKVARLPGPPYHFMSRVTELVGEIGVVKAGAEVVVEYEVPTDAWYFAVNGAPTMPNAVLMEVALQPCGWLASYVGCPLNSERDLYFRNLDGTGRQHREVTPSTGTLRTKVVLKSIAQAGGTIIVTFEGEINADDGPVYTFDTVFGYFGREALQQQVGLPVTDEQRAIAQRPCEAPVVDLGTRPHEFFGPGPRLADPMLLMIDRVTGRWLTDGEAGLGRWRAVKDVDPAEWYFKAHFCQDPVQPGSLGIEMMLQLLQFAMLDHGLGAQAGPSARFEPVALNDAITWRYRGQIVPTNKQISSELEITRIARDDDGILAVADASLWVDGKRIYTATNLGMRITRNAPQGQTQVGIGLSSTAPATTAPASTAPASTTSATVVETTIDPASDTWITDHCPTYVIPSLPMMSVLDLFAQAASRAAGAANVVEVTDLRVVRWIIVDSPKQLRVIVEPAGPGRFEGRLEVWRDAPKAALSRWETHAHATIVTADRYADGPATPAALTGAVPFATPYDTSAVFHGPAFATLLDGARIGRNGSSGVLAVQRCKVPAGVLQPGLLDGALHIVPHAAMSVWTSDSCAVESYSDAADPTVAFPSRVVSARFYSDAPTEGTVEVQARFAGFDDDDRRMPIIDLWLSVAGKPWAHLRLVEILLSKGPLAQAGGLKRRAFLAERRAVPAMSLSERQGHGVVTLDSVRAATLDWFKGTLHAVYRTDSQGDSLLVDIATKEAVADAAHNAIHPAQVRVADGQVSCPALPLERIRVEIDQSRQRVCRASASLQTDWRPVRDWWSGKLGMQPDGFGDVLHGALLSRYVRHVIVADPPAMAAIRGHPVLLLGNHQVQIESLLGTTIASWLTGTQVVPIAHAKHENRWIGELLRLLDVVAGRQLCTIRYFDQQNPQQFLELVDEIKSDVEARGVSTLVHADGTRHVHSGQRVERLTSTLLDLAIETSLPIVPVYFAGGLPQEPVGHKLEVPYRHAAQDYIFGTPIMPDELSASPYAHRRRRVIDAINALAPFGDAPNPPNQAVENRIAAAAPGASPLESVWACIEDALDALAMRWRDMIGSDQWSAVRSTQPRNAASAG from the coding sequence TTGAAATTTGAACCCATCGCGATCGTCGGCCAAGGCTGTGTCCTTCCGGGCGGGCTGAGTCCCGATGGGTTGTGGGACACGGTGCGTGAAGGCCGCGACGTGCTCGGCTCTGCGGAGCCGGGCTATTGGGGCGTGTCCGCGGAGCACATCCTGCGCGACCCGAAGAACTCGGCATTCCTGGACCACACCTGGTCCGACCGCGGCGGATATGTGCGGGGCTTCGAACGGGATTTCGCCCCACGGGGTCTTCTGCTCGACACTGCCGAGCTCGACGGTCTCGACCCGCTCTACCTCTGGGCCGTCGAGGCGGCCCGGCAGGCCGTCGACTGCGCGGGCTGGCGTGCCGGCGAAGTCCCCGGCTCGGCCGGGGTCGTCCTCGGCAACTTGAGCTATCCGACGAAGACCATGACAGATCTGGCCGAAAAGGTCTGGCGCGCAACGGAACACCGCATCGACTGGCGCAACCGATTCATGTCCGGTCTGCCCGCCCACCTCATCTCAAACGCGCTGGGCCTCACGGGAGGTGCGACTGCCCTCGACGCCGCGTGCGCCTCTTCCCTGTATGCCATCAAGCTGGCGTGCGACCGGCTGCACGACCGCACCGCGGATGTGATGCTGGCGGGAGGCGTCAACGGAGCCAGCGATCTGCTCTTGCACGTCGGCTTCAGCGCGCTACAGGCGCTGAGCCGTTCCGGAAGGTCGCGCCCGTTCCATCAGGACGCGGACGGACTGGTGCCGGCCGAAGGCGCGGCGATTCTGGTGCTCAGGAGGCTGGAAGACGCAATCGCCGATGGCAGCCACATACTGGGCGTCATCAGGGCGGTCGGCCTCAGCAACGACGGCCGCGGCCGCGGTCTGCTGGTCCCCTCGCAAGAGGGGCAAGAACGCGCGATGCGCCTCGCCTACGAGATGGCCGAACTCGAGCCGCAAGACATCTCCTTGATCGAGTGCCATGCCACCGGAACCGCACGTGGCGACCTGACCGAACTGATGAGCATGGCGCGCATCTTCGCCGGAATGGCCAACGTGCCGATCGGATCACTGAAATCCAATCTCGGGCACTCCATCACGGCATCCGGTGCCGCGGGAGCCATCAAGGTGCTCGCGGCGATGCGTGCGCGGGTCCGTCCCCCGACGCTGCACGCCGACGATCCGCTGCCGTTCATCGCCGACTCCCCGTTCCGTCTGCTCACCGACGCCGAACCGTGGCATTGCGTCGGACCGCGACGCGCCGCGATCAACAACTTCGGCTTCGGGGGCAACAACGCCCATCTGCTGCTCGAAGAATGGGTCGGGCCTGCCAACCAGCCGGAGGCCCCATCGCGATGGCCGGTGATTTCGACCGAAGCCGAGAGCGACATCGCAATCGTGGGGCTCGGCCTGCTGGTGGGCGATGGGCACGAAACCCTTTCGGTGGCAGATCATCTGGTGAATAACCGGTCGATTGCCCGTCGCGACGACGACGGTGTCGTCAGAGCGCGGATGGCCGAAGTTTGCCTCGACTTGACGCAGACACGTTTCCCCCCAACCGATCTCAAGCAGACCTTGCCCCAGCAAATCGCCCTTCTCGGAGCGGCGATGAATGTCGGTGCGTTGATCAAAGATCTGCCACCGGACCGGACCAGCGTCATCGTCGGGATGGGTTGCGACGCCGAGGTGACGCGACTCGGCGTGCGGTGGCGGCTGGCCGGCGAGATCGATGACCCGGATCTGCTGGCGACGACGCGCGACGCGGTCGTGCAGGGGTGGACCGCAGCCGGCGTGGTGGGCGCCATGCCGAATATTGTCGCCAACCGGTTGAACAGCCAGTTCGACCTTCGCGGGCCGAGTTTTACGGTATCCCGCGAGGAGCTTTCGGGCACCACGGCGTTGGAGATGGCGGCCCGCGCATTGCGGCGAGGTGAGATCGACGCGGCCGTGGTGGGTGCGGTGGACCTCAGTTGCGAACCCGTGCACGAAGCGGCGGCCCGGGTGCTACTCGGATCCGGCGAGCAGGTATCCGGCGATGCCGCCGTCGTACTGGTACTCAAACGCGCCGACGATGCGCGTCGTGACGACGATACGGTTCTTGCCACTTTATCCGCGGGCCCGCGGCCGCACGCCGATTGCCTTCGGTTGGGCACCGCACCCGGCGCCGTGAACCTCTCGCCGCTACTCGGCCACGCGCACGCCGCGTCCGGACTGTTGCACGTCGCCGCCGGTGCGCTGTACGGATTTCTCGGGGTACGGCCCGACGGCACGCCGTGGTCGTCGCCGCAGCGAGAGGTCGTCATCGCGCTCAACGGGCTGGCCGGCCAGGAGCAACACATCGTGCTGGTGCCACCGCCGGTCAAACAACACGATGCCGGTGTGCTCGACGCACACCGGACCGATCCCGGGTCAGGATCGGGAAAGTCGATGTGGCTGCGTTTTCCCGGTCATCTTCCCGACGTTCTGCTACCGAGCAACGTTGTGCTTGACCAGAATTCACACCTGATCGTCAGTAAAGGGGAGCAGCGTATGGCAACACATCTCCCGGTTCCCCCGGCTCTGCCCAAGGCCGAAGAGGCGTCGGGGCGGGTGCCGCTGGGTGCGGTCCTGGCCGCGCAGACGCCACCGGAACCGCTGGCGGTTGCCTACGACATCGACGCTCCGGCGGCCGCCGGTCGGGGGAGCGGCCGCAATGGCGCTGACCACAACGACTCCACAAGTCATGCGGACAACGGCGACACGGCCTCGAAGCCGTTGGCTCACAATGTGATCGATGTGATCGACAAGCTGCCGCTTGCGGGTGCCTGCAAGGCGGTGCAACCGGACCGGCCCGCCGACAAGCGGGTTCCGGCGCCGACCGCCAAGCGCGCGCCCGTGGGCCTCACGCTCGACAAGGACGGCCTGCGGGTGCACGCGTCGGGCAAGATCTCCGACATTTACGGCGAGGCATTCGCGGTGCAAGACAACTACCTTCGACAGGTGCGGATGCCGGAACCGCCGCTGCTGCTGGCGGATCGGCTGCTGGGCATCGACGCCGAGCCGGGAAAGCACGGCACCGGAACGCTATGGACCGAAACCGATGTCACCGCCGATGCGTGGTATCTGGCTCAGGGCCGGATGCCCGCCGGGATCATGATCGAGGCGGGGCAGGCCGATCTCATGCTCATCTCGTGGATGGGCGCCGACTTCGCGAACAAGGGCGATCGGGTATACCGTCTGCTGGGCTGTGAGGTCACCTACCTGGGCGGCCTCCCCGAGATCGGCGACACCCTACGATTCGACATCCACGTCGACGGCCACGCCCGTCAAGGCGACATCCGCATGTTCTTCTTTCACTACGACTGCACGATCGACGGTGTCGAGCGGATGTCGATGCGCAACGGCCAGGCCGGCTTCTTCTCCGATGAGGAGTTGGCGGCCTCGGGCGGAATCCTTTGGCGTCCCGAGGATGAGACCGTCAGCGGTCCGATGGAGGCAACGCCGTCGCAGACGTCGCGGACCTCGTTGCCTCGCGCCGAGCTGGAGGCGATGGCGGCCGGCGAGATCTGGCGCACATTTGGTCCTGGGTTCGAACGCGCCGCCAGCCACACGCGCACGCCGTGCATCTCGAGCGGCGCCTTGCTGTTCGTCGACGAGGTAACCCAGCTGGATTTGTCGGGTGGCCCGTGGGGCCGCGGCTACCTGCGTGCAGTCGCGCACGTTGATCCCGAAAAATGGTACTTTGCAGGGCATTTCAAGAACGACCCGTGTATGCCGGGCACGCTCATGTTCGAAGCGACCATGCAGACCATGGCGATCTACATGACCGCGCTGGGCATGACGCTGGAGTGCGACGGCTGGCGCTTCGAACCCGTGCCCTTCGAGACCTACAAATTGTCGTGCCGCGGCCAGGTGACGCCGCAGTCCCGCGAACTGGTCTACGAGGTGTTCGTGCGTGAGGTATTCGCCGGGCCTGAGCCGACGCTGTTCGCCGACCTGCTCTGCACCGTCGACGGCCTGCCGGCGTTCCACTGCCGCCGGATGGGCCTGAAGCTGTCGCCCGGTTGGCCGATGGATCTGGGGGTCAGGGAACTGCAGGGCTATGTCGAACCCAAACCCGTCGCCGAGGTCGACGGGTTCCGGTTCGACTACCAAGCGATGCTGGCAAGCGCGATCGCCAAGCCGTCGTTGGCTTTTGGCCCGCTCTTCGAAAAGTTCGATTCGCATCGCAAGGTGGCCAGGCTGCCCGGGCCGCCTTACCACTTCATGTCCAGGGTCACCGAGTTGGTCGGCGAGATCGGCGTCGTGAAGGCCGGTGCAGAAGTCGTCGTCGAGTACGAAGTGCCCACCGATGCTTGGTATTTCGCGGTGAACGGGGCACCGACGATGCCCAACGCGGTGCTGATGGAGGTCGCGTTGCAACCGTGCGGCTGGCTGGCCAGCTACGTCGGCTGTCCGCTGAACAGCGAACGGGATCTCTACTTCCGCAACCTCGACGGAACGGGCCGACAGCACCGGGAGGTCACGCCGTCGACCGGGACCTTGCGGACCAAAGTCGTTCTGAAGAGCATCGCCCAGGCGGGCGGAACCATCATCGTGACTTTCGAGGGCGAGATCAACGCCGACGACGGGCCCGTCTACACCTTTGACACGGTGTTCGGATACTTCGGCCGCGAAGCGTTGCAACAGCAGGTGGGTCTTCCGGTCACCGACGAGCAGCGCGCCATTGCGCAGCGCCCATGCGAGGCGCCCGTCGTCGACCTGGGCACGCGGCCGCACGAGTTCTTCGGTCCCGGACCGCGGTTGGCGGATCCGATGCTGTTGATGATCGACCGCGTGACGGGACGCTGGCTCACCGACGGCGAGGCCGGTCTCGGGCGGTGGCGTGCCGTCAAGGACGTCGACCCGGCGGAGTGGTACTTCAAGGCCCACTTCTGCCAAGACCCGGTCCAGCCGGGCTCGCTGGGCATCGAGATGATGCTTCAACTCCTGCAATTCGCGATGCTCGATCACGGCCTCGGCGCCCAGGCGGGACCTTCGGCGCGTTTCGAGCCGGTGGCGCTCAACGATGCGATCACGTGGCGGTATCGCGGGCAGATCGTGCCGACGAACAAGCAGATCTCCTCGGAACTGGAGATCACTCGCATCGCGCGCGACGACGATGGCATTCTGGCCGTCGCCGACGCCTCGCTGTGGGTGGACGGCAAACGGATCTACACCGCGACCAACCTGGGTATGCGCATCACGCGAAATGCGCCGCAGGGCCAGACTCAAGTGGGGATCGGCCTGTCCTCGACGGCGCCGGCAACCACGGCACCCGCCTCGACGGCACCGGCTTCGACGACGTCGGCCACGGTGGTGGAGACGACCATCGATCCCGCCAGCGACACCTGGATCACCGATCATTGCCCGACGTACGTAATCCCTTCTCTGCCAATGATGTCCGTGCTCGACCTCTTCGCGCAGGCGGCGAGCCGTGCCGCGGGCGCGGCCAACGTGGTCGAAGTCACCGACCTGCGGGTGGTGCGCTGGATCATCGTCGATTCGCCCAAGCAGCTGCGGGTGATCGTCGAGCCCGCGGGGCCCGGACGTTTCGAGGGCCGGCTCGAGGTGTGGCGAGACGCACCGAAGGCGGCGTTGTCGCGCTGGGAAACTCACGCCCACGCCACCATCGTCACCGCGGACCGGTACGCCGACGGGCCGGCAACCCCGGCCGCGCTGACCGGCGCGGTGCCCTTCGCCACGCCGTACGACACCAGCGCGGTGTTCCACGGACCCGCATTCGCAACGCTGCTGGACGGCGCCCGGATCGGCCGCAACGGGTCGTCGGGGGTGCTTGCGGTGCAGCGGTGCAAGGTTCCGGCGGGCGTGCTGCAGCCGGGACTGCTCGACGGCGCGCTGCACATCGTCCCGCATGCCGCGATGAGCGTATGGACCTCGGATAGTTGCGCCGTCGAGTCGTATTCGGACGCGGCGGACCCGACCGTCGCATTTCCGAGTCGTGTCGTCTCGGCCCGGTTCTACAGTGACGCCCCAACCGAGGGGACCGTGGAGGTCCAGGCCCGGTTCGCAGGATTCGACGACGACGATCGCCGCATGCCGATCATCGATCTATGGCTGAGCGTTGCGGGCAAGCCGTGGGCCCACCTCCGCCTCGTCGAAATCCTGTTGTCTAAGGGACCTCTCGCCCAAGCCGGGGGCTTGAAGCGACGCGCGTTTCTGGCCGAGCGGCGGGCCGTGCCCGCGATGTCGCTGAGCGAGCGGCAAGGTCACGGGGTCGTCACCCTCGATTCGGTGCGCGCGGCAACGCTGGACTGGTTCAAAGGCACCTTGCACGCGGTGTACCGCACCGACAGCCAAGGGGATTCGTTGCTGGTCGACATCGCGACCAAGGAAGCGGTCGCCGATGCCGCCCATAACGCGATACACCCCGCACAGGTTCGGGTCGCCGATGGGCAGGTGAGCTGTCCGGCGCTGCCGCTGGAGCGCATCCGCGTCGAGATCGATCAATCGCGTCAGCGGGTGTGCCGGGCCAGCGCGTCGTTGCAGACGGATTGGCGACCGGTGCGCGACTGGTGGTCCGGCAAGCTCGGCATGCAGCCGGACGGGTTCGGCGATGTTCTCCACGGGGCGCTGCTGTCGCGCTACGTCCGGCACGTCATCGTCGCGGACCCACCGGCGATGGCGGCGATTCGGGGCCACCCGGTTTTACTGCTGGGCAATCACCAGGTGCAGATCGAATCGCTGTTGGGCACCACGATCGCGTCCTGGCTGACCGGCACGCAGGTGGTGCCGATCGCCCATGCCAAACATGAAAACCGGTGGATTGGTGAGCTTTTGCGGCTTCTCGACGTCGTGGCGGGCCGACAGCTGTGCACCATCCGATACTTCGATCAGCAGAACCCGCAACAGTTCCTCGAACTGGTTGACGAGATCAAGAGCGATGTCGAGGCCCGCGGGGTGTCAACGTTGGTGCACGCCGACGGAACTCGGCATGTCCACTCCGGTCAGCGCGTCGAGCGACTCACCTCCACGTTGCTGGATTTGGCGATCGAGACGTCGCTGCCGATCGTCCCGGTGTACTTCGCCGGGGGGCTGCCGCAGGAGCCGGTGGGACACAAGCTCGAGGTGCCCTATCGCCATGCCGCGCAGGACTATATCTTCGGCACGCCGATCATGCCCGACGAGCTGAGCGCCTCGCCGTACGCGCACCGACGACGCCGCGTCATCGACGCGATCAACGCGCTCGCGCCGTTCGGCGATGCGCCGAATCCGCCAAACCAGGCCGTGGAGAACCGAATTGCGGCCGCGGCCCCGGGCGCGTCGCCCCTCGAGTCGGTATGGGCGTGCATCGAGGACGCCCTGGACGCGCTTGCGATGCGCTGGCGCGACATGATCGGCAGCGATCAATGGTCGGCGGTCCGATCAACCCAACCGCGCAATGCTGCGAGCGCCGGCTAG
- a CDS encoding AMP-binding protein, with translation MSVLESSIPAVLSENARRQPNATAFTFIDYDVDPKGFAENLTWSQLERRAMTVAAELRRCGTTGDRVAILAPQSLDYVVGFLGALQAGFIAVPLSVPQFGAHDIRISAALQDCTPAAIITTSAVVDGVVKYAESHGGSAAPTVIEIDSLDFYSAGEFSPAEYSHPKEAYLQYTSGSTGQPAGVVITHENVVTNCQQLKSGLFDISGPPETLVSWLPFYHDMGLIQGICYPVVWGLPAVLTSPIAFLIEPARWMRLLAGNPRPFSGGPNFAFDLAVRRISDEDMAGLDLSNVVGLANGSERVLPASITRFMERFSRYNLPETAIRPSYGLAEATLYVASAKTGRAPKSVRFQYEQLSGGHATPCTEEQGGSDLISYGAMKSPLVRIVDPETKTETAPGVIGEIWAHGANIGNGYWRNPERTKRTFGARLTAPSAGTPEGPWLRTGDLGFISDGELFIMGRLKDLLIVDGRNHYPDDIESTIGQITKGRVAAISVANDTTEQLVAIAEVKNRAGSDEDAQQKLRSIRRDVAAAISSAHGVRIADLVLVAPGSLPLTTSGKVRRSTCIESYRLEEFERLDVSA, from the coding sequence ATGTCCGTACTCGAGTCCTCCATTCCTGCGGTGCTGAGCGAGAACGCTCGCCGGCAGCCCAATGCCACCGCATTCACATTCATCGACTACGACGTGGATCCGAAGGGATTCGCCGAAAACCTGACCTGGTCGCAGCTGGAGCGGCGCGCGATGACGGTGGCAGCCGAGCTCCGGCGCTGCGGGACGACCGGCGATCGGGTGGCGATATTGGCTCCGCAGAGCCTCGACTACGTCGTCGGCTTTCTCGGGGCACTACAGGCGGGCTTCATCGCGGTTCCGCTCTCGGTGCCGCAATTCGGCGCCCACGACATCCGCATATCGGCGGCACTGCAGGATTGCACCCCGGCCGCGATTATCACCACATCCGCTGTCGTTGACGGTGTCGTCAAATATGCCGAGTCGCACGGCGGATCGGCCGCACCGACAGTCATCGAAATCGACTCACTCGACTTCTATTCCGCCGGGGAATTCAGCCCGGCCGAATACTCGCATCCAAAAGAAGCGTATTTGCAGTACACGTCGGGATCGACCGGCCAGCCGGCTGGAGTCGTGATCACCCACGAGAACGTGGTCACCAATTGCCAGCAGCTGAAGTCGGGGTTGTTCGATATTTCCGGTCCGCCCGAAACGCTGGTGTCGTGGCTGCCGTTCTACCACGACATGGGGCTTATCCAGGGAATCTGTTACCCCGTCGTGTGGGGACTTCCCGCGGTGCTGACCAGCCCGATCGCATTTCTGATCGAGCCCGCCAGGTGGATGCGGCTGCTGGCCGGCAACCCTCGGCCGTTCTCCGGAGGGCCGAACTTCGCCTTCGACCTGGCGGTGCGCCGGATATCCGACGAGGACATGGCCGGCCTCGACCTCAGCAACGTGGTGGGACTCGCCAACGGAAGTGAGCGGGTACTGCCGGCGTCCATCACGCGCTTCATGGAGCGGTTCTCCCGATACAACTTGCCCGAGACGGCGATCCGCCCGTCCTATGGGCTTGCCGAGGCGACGCTGTACGTCGCCAGCGCAAAGACGGGGCGGGCGCCCAAATCCGTGCGTTTCCAGTACGAGCAGTTGTCGGGCGGTCACGCCACGCCGTGCACCGAGGAGCAGGGCGGTAGCGACCTGATCAGCTACGGCGCGATGAAGTCGCCACTGGTGCGCATCGTCGACCCCGAAACCAAGACCGAGACGGCGCCGGGTGTCATCGGCGAGATCTGGGCGCACGGCGCGAACATCGGCAACGGGTACTGGCGCAATCCGGAGCGGACCAAGCGCACTTTTGGTGCCCGGCTCACCGCCCCGTCCGCCGGCACACCCGAGGGGCCCTGGCTCAGGACGGGCGACCTGGGGTTCATCTCCGACGGCGAATTGTTCATCATGGGCCGCCTCAAGGATCTGCTCATCGTGGACGGACGCAACCACTACCCGGACGACATCGAATCGACGATCGGGCAGATCACCAAGGGCCGGGTGGCCGCGATTTCGGTGGCCAACGACACCACCGAGCAGCTGGTCGCCATCGCGGAGGTCAAGAATCGGGCCGGCTCCGACGAGGACGCTCAGCAGAAACTCCGCTCGATCAGGCGCGACGTCGCCGCCGCGATATCGAGCGCGCACGGCGTCCGGATCGCCGATCTTGTTCTGGTGGCGCCGGGTTCGCTTCCGCTGACCACCAGTGGCAAGGTGCGCCGGTCGACGTGCATCGAGTCCTATCGGCTCGAGGAGTTTGAGCGCTTGGACGTTTCGGCGTGA